The Microcystis panniformis FACHB-1757 region GAGAGCGATAAACTCCACCAAAATCATCGACATTTAGTCAAAGATTTACCAATCTCAGGACAACCAGTGTACCTACAGGTTAATCGTCGTCAATTTAAGTGCGATAATTGTCAGAAACCCTTTAGCGAAGAGTTAGATTTTGTCGCCAAGAAACGAACCTATACGAAAAGACTAGCCGAGAATATACTCGAACAATTAAAAGAAGGAGATATTTTAAATGTTAGTCGAAGAAATGACGTAACGGAAGAAGAGATTCAAAGAATGATAGAGGACATAGCTGAAGAAATTACAGAGACAGACCTATCGAAATTAAAAAGACTAGGAATTGACGAAATCGCTCTAGTCAAAGGACAAAAAAATTACTGTGCGGTTTTAGTAAATTTAGATACGGGAAAACTAATAGCTATTCTAGAGAAGCGAACACAAGAAGAATTGAGGGAAACGCTTACAGGGTGGGGAAAAGAGGTGTTAGAGCAAATTGAAGAAGTCAGCATAGACCTTTGGTTGCCCTATAAAAATTTGGTGAAAGAATTGATGCCATCGGCCGAGGTAGTCGCCGATAGATTCCATGTAATGAAACAAATTAATCAAGAGTTAGACGAACAAAGAAAAGCAGAAAAAAGAGCCGTAGAAGCGCAGAAAAATAAAAAACAGAAAGCGGAAAAAGAAGCGAAGCTAGAAGTTTTAAAGCGAAGTAAATATAGCTTGTTAAAAAATGAAAAAGATTTAACGGAAACTCAAAAAATCAAACTAGAAGCTATCAAAGAAAATTTCCCAAATTTGAAAAAGATGCACGAGTTAAAGGAAGAATTTAGAAAGATTTATGAAACCTCAGAGAATCCGACAGAAGGACTGCTATCCATCTCGGAATGGTTGGCAAAATCCTCCAGTGTTTTTACCAAGAGTTGTCAAACAATCCGAAACTGGTTTGGAGAAATAATTAGTTATTTCGAGCGAAGGACAACGAATGGGGTGGTCGAGGGAATCAACAATAAACTTAAACTAATAAAACGGAGAGGCTATGGCTTTAGAAACTTTCGGAATTTTTGGGTTAGAAGTATGTTATCTTGGCATCTTGTATGTTGATTTAGCATAAAGGGTAACGAAGAGCCCATAATATTTACCATATAAACATTTCTTTTTGACCAATTTCCACAGCCTTTCAATTAAATTTAGATTAGGTGAATAAGACGGCAGATAGAGCAGCTCTATTGACAAAGAAAGAGCCAATTCTTCAACAATTTTACATTTTTGATAGCGGGCATTATCTAAGACTAGAGTGATGGGAATCATTAGTCCTAAAGCAGCTATTTTTGACCAGAGTTCACAGACTTGAGTTGCCGTAATATAAGTGTCATATGTTACCAGAATAACTTCATGAGTTATTGCATTTAATGCTCCTAAAACATTGAAGCGTTTACGCCCGCTCGGTGACTTAACAAAAAGTCTCTCAAAACACCAAACAAAACCGAGAAATGCTCCCATGACGAAGTGAGCGGCATCAACAAAAAAAACAGCCCTTTTTCCTTCTTTTGCCTCATTTAGTCTGGGTTCTAGCTTTTTTTCTTTGTAGTCCTCTTGTTCATCTGGGTCAGCTTTAGAAGGAAGAGAACCTACTTTTAAACATTTCATTCCCATTGATTTTAAAAATTTTCTCACTTGGGTAGGACTTCGTTTTATTCCCGTCAATTCTTCTATCCTATACACAGCTTCATTTATTGTGGCTGGTGGATTTTTCTCGAAGTATTTTTTGAGGGTTTCTTTTTGAGACTCTAATTCACTTTTAGGGCGATAGAAGTTGATTTCTTTTAATTTTTCTATTCCGCCCTCTTGCTCATCTCGAAGATAGGTTAATAAGGTATTTGGCGAGATTCCTGCTAACTGACAAATTTTTTGGTGCGGTATCTTTTGGCTTTTTAACCAGAGAACTTCCATCTTCAGTTGAACCCGGGGATGGGGATGATGAAATCTTTCATAATACAGTGAGTTCTTTTCTTCTTCCGTGAATTCTAGGTTAATCATGTTTTTAATGAGTGCTTTGCTTCTAATTATGGGCTCTTCGTTACTTGTTATGGTTCGATAGGGGGGCATAAATCGACTAAATCCTTATCTGGCAAGAGACTTAATTGATTAGTTCGCTCTAGATAAAAAACAATTGACAAAAATCGCTAAATGCCTTTCTCTATAAGGGTTCCATCCCTTATAACCCCCATCCATTGCATAACACAAACCGAAGAGCCTAATTATGACTCTTAAACTATATTATTGTCCTTGAGTAAAAAATGCAAGTTGTAGCCGTGCAAAGTATAGCATCAAAAAATCACCCTTGGGACTATTTGGCGATCGCTGGTAGGATCAAATCCGTTCCCTTCTCTCCACTTCCCACTCCTCTATACCTTGTAAACAGGATTTAGTGCAAGCCATACTCAGAGCAATTTAGGATAAGATAACCAATAAACCGATCCTAGAGGACTTAATCATGATTAGAGCCTATGCTGCCCGAGAAAAAGGGGGAAAACTAGAGCCTTTTGACTACGATCCGGGTATATTAGCGGATGAAGATGTAGAAATCGCGGTGGAATATTGCGGCATCTGCCACAGTGACCTAAGTATGCTCGATAACGATTGGGGACTGACCACCTATCCCTTTGTCCCCGGTCATGAGGTGGTCGGTACGATCGCCGCTCTTGGTGCTAAAGTCAAAGAGTTAAAATTAGGGCAAAGAGTCGGTCTTGGTTGGTTTTCCCGTTCCTGTTCCATCTGTGAAACCTGTATGTCAGGGGATCAAAACCTTTGTGCTACTGCTGAAGGAACTATCGTCGGTCGCCATGGTGGTTTTGCTGAAAGAGTCCGGGCCCATCATAGTTGGTTAGTTCCCTTACCGGACCAGTTAGATGCGGCCAAAGCTGGCCCGCTTTTTTGTGGTGGCATTACCGTCTTTAATCCGATTGTTCAATTTGATATTAAACCCACGGACCGAGTTGGTGTCATTGGTATTGGTGGATTGGGCCATATAGCCTTAAAATTCCTCAAAGCTTGGGGCTGCGAAGTAACCGCTTTTTCTAGCAGTCCCGACAAAGAAACAGAAGCAAAAGAACTAGGTGCGACTCATTTTATCAATTCCAGAGACCCCGAAGCCTTGCAATCGGTACAAAATTACTTCGATTTCATCATCTCTACCGTTAACGTTAATCTCGATTGGGGTCTTTATATCGCCTGTTTACGTCCCAAAGGTCGTCTGCACATTGTTGGGGCTGTTCTTGAACCCATGGCTACCTATGCTTTTCCCTTGATTATGGGTCAAAAATCGATTTCTGGCAGTCCTTTGGGTAGTCCCAGTACCATTAATAAAATGATCGAATTTGCCTCTCGCCATGGCATTGAACCGGTGACAGAAACCTATCCTATCTCCCAGGTGAATGAAGCCATGGAAAAATTGCGAACCGGACAACCTAAATATCGCCTCGTCTTGCAAATAAAATAAAACCATCTCTATCCCGGACGTAACCCCGATGACTCAACCCCTCACTCCTCCAGTTATCGATTGGCAAGAACCACCCATTCCCCCGGAAGACTTGATTTTTGATGATGGAGAACCTTTGGAAACGCACCGTCACCGCAAGGCCATGAATGTCTTAATCGATTCTATCGAACAAGCCTATCAGGATCGAGAAGACTTTTTTGTTGGCGGTAATATGTTTATTTACTTTAGCCGTGAGCGGGTTTTTAATAAAGATTTTCGTGGCCCCGATTTTTTCGTTGTCCTCGATATCGATGGTAGTTATAAACGACAAGGATGGGTGGTTTGGAACGAAAACGGACGTTATCCCGATGTGATCGTGGAATTAATGTCAGAAAGCACCGCAAAAATCGATTTAACTACCAAAAAAAACCTCTATGAGCGGACTTTTCGCTGTTCCCAATACTTCGTTTATAATCCCTTTGATGCCACTTCCCTGCAAGGTTGGACTTTAGACCCAAATCAATGCTATCAAGAAATTATTCCCGACCAGCGCGGTTGGTTATGGTGTCAACGTTTGGGATTATGGTTAGGAGTCTGGATGGGCAGCATCCAACGAGAAGAAGCCCCTTGGCTACGTTTTTATGACCTAGACGGCAATTTAATTCTCCTACCTGCGGAATTAGCCGAAATCGAACGTCAGAATGCTGAAATCGAACGTCAACGCGCCCAGGCAGCCTATCAACAGGCTGAAAGCGAACGTCAACGTGCGGAACGTTTAGCGGCGCAATTACGGCAATTAGGCATAAATCCCGATGAAACCCCGTAATCGGCCCAGGACTGACCCCTATCTCTAAAAACCGAAAGCCCACACCTTCCGATCTCGGTTTGTGTGGGCTGATTGTTCACTTAATTCTAAGATTGAAAGCTGATACTTTGGCGAAATCTCAGACCCTAACTGAGAGTAACACCAGAGCGATCGTAAGTTTGTGAAGAAAAGTCGGCCGAGAAGCGACGTTGAACGGTTTCCCCGTAGCCATTGTCATTGTCAATACCGATTTCAGAAGCACTTCTCCCTAACATCGATTGTTGACGATTTTTGACGGCGTGGTGGTGACGCATCATTAAGGCGCGAGCTTGTTGTTCTGTGGACATAATCATTTCCTCCGAGCTGCAAATAGTGTTTCGAACTTTTTTAATCACCCACTAATATATATAACATACAATTCTGTATCTATTTTTACAAAACGCCCTAATCCCAGAAAAATTAACAAAACTTTACAATAGGAGGCAGAAGGCAGAAGGCAGAAGGCAGAAGGCAGAAGGCAGAAGGCAGAAGGCAGAAGGCAGAAGGCAGAAGGCAGAAGGCAGCTTTATTCACCCCACACCCCACACCCCACACCCCACACCCCACACCCCCACACCCCAAGACATCAATCGCCTTTATACCTTAATCGAACTAGGTTCATCGACGGCGGCGATAATACGATGACAACCGGAAAAGGGTTGCGCCCATTGATACTGGTGTTCTAAAGGATTACCCCAACAGAGACCGAGATATAATTCTGTGCGCGCCACATCTAATTCCGCCCATTCGGACTGGGCGACTAATTCGGCTAGAGAATCGGCAGAAATGGGA contains the following coding sequences:
- a CDS encoding Uma2 family endonuclease gives rise to the protein MTQPLTPPVIDWQEPPIPPEDLIFDDGEPLETHRHRKAMNVLIDSIEQAYQDREDFFVGGNMFIYFSRERVFNKDFRGPDFFVVLDIDGSYKRQGWVVWNENGRYPDVIVELMSESTAKIDLTTKKNLYERTFRCSQYFVYNPFDATSLQGWTLDPNQCYQEIIPDQRGWLWCQRLGLWLGVWMGSIQREEAPWLRFYDLDGNLILLPAELAEIERQNAEIERQRAQAAYQQAESERQRAERLAAQLRQLGINPDETP
- a CDS encoding ISL3 family transposase, which gives rise to MILDKFLNLKGTCIQGYLHLENIGIVCRIESKNQKATCPRCGLESDKLHQNHRHLVKDLPISGQPVYLQVNRRQFKCDNCQKPFSEELDFVAKKRTYTKRLAENILEQLKEGDILNVSRRNDVTEEEIQRMIEDIAEEITETDLSKLKRLGIDEIALVKGQKNYCAVLVNLDTGKLIAILEKRTQEELRETLTGWGKEVLEQIEEVSIDLWLPYKNLVKELMPSAEVVADRFHVMKQINQELDEQRKAEKRAVEAQKNKKQKAEKEAKLEVLKRSKYSLLKNEKDLTETQKIKLEAIKENFPNLKKMHELKEEFRKIYETSENPTEGLLSISEWLAKSSSVFTKSCQTIRNWFGEIISYFERRTTNGVVEGINNKLKLIKRRGYGFRNFRNFWVRSMLSWHLVC
- the ahr gene encoding NADPH-dependent aldehyde reductase Ahr, coding for MIRAYAAREKGGKLEPFDYDPGILADEDVEIAVEYCGICHSDLSMLDNDWGLTTYPFVPGHEVVGTIAALGAKVKELKLGQRVGLGWFSRSCSICETCMSGDQNLCATAEGTIVGRHGGFAERVRAHHSWLVPLPDQLDAAKAGPLFCGGITVFNPIVQFDIKPTDRVGVIGIGGLGHIALKFLKAWGCEVTAFSSSPDKETEAKELGATHFINSRDPEALQSVQNYFDFIISTVNVNLDWGLYIACLRPKGRLHIVGAVLEPMATYAFPLIMGQKSISGSPLGSPSTINKMIEFASRHGIEPVTETYPISQVNEAMEKLRTGQPKYRLVLQIK